A stretch of Aureispira sp. CCB-E DNA encodes these proteins:
- a CDS encoding Crp/Fnr family transcriptional regulator yields MKEKIIEYMAQFEFFTTTEMEEIAAQLHIEAFPKGTLLLKEGEIADKCFFVLEGCIRQYYLVDGEEKTTAFYTEKQAAVSFTSYAEQSPSTHYLVCVEACILLVGNPTQEQAMYQQHPKLEAFIRLLLEQGFGKTQEQFANFISSSPEKRYCDLLKNQPDLLHRVPQHQIASYLGVTPESLSRIRKRVASKK; encoded by the coding sequence ATGAAGGAGAAAATTATAGAATACATGGCTCAATTTGAGTTTTTTACAACAACAGAAATGGAGGAAATCGCTGCACAACTTCATATAGAGGCTTTCCCTAAAGGCACATTGTTGTTAAAAGAGGGCGAAATTGCAGACAAATGTTTTTTTGTGTTAGAAGGCTGCATTCGCCAATATTACCTAGTAGATGGGGAAGAAAAGACGACTGCTTTTTATACAGAAAAACAAGCCGCCGTTTCTTTTACAAGTTACGCAGAACAAAGTCCTTCAACGCATTATTTAGTCTGTGTAGAAGCTTGTATCTTACTAGTTGGTAATCCAACACAAGAACAGGCAATGTATCAGCAACATCCTAAATTAGAAGCATTTATTCGACTGTTGTTGGAGCAAGGATTTGGTAAAACTCAAGAACAATTTGCAAACTTTATAAGTTCCTCACCCGAAAAACGTTACTGCGATTTGTTAAAAAATCAACCAGACTTGTTGCATCGAGTCCCACAGCATCAAATTGCAAGTTATTTGGGGGTGACACCAGAGTCTTTGAGTCGAATTCGAAAAAGGGTTGCTTCTAAGAAATAG